In Acetomicrobium sp. S15 = DSM 107314, the following proteins share a genomic window:
- a CDS encoding NFACT family protein, whose amino-acid sequence MTTVVGATIGPEMVKAWERELSASYKRSKAISAEAGDQWAALGFGREWLFFSWDARFYGLSRISPSDLKEIKGWAKKVPPIKEALKCHIAGYALEDIEQIGDDRVLKFSFRRSLGAGAASTRALVLEATGKFSNLLILDESDRIVECARHVHRDENRYRSLLPGLPYKVPPPFDGVTLEEVALTRENLSRLKGLGPGLLRHIETHWELYSPEEWRALISSLLDEGWNHAFVVQKINNYLAVFPKLLPEARAIAGSPLSACRETTFLPTLASYVGEAKLCVRKAMLSKVKLLRNKLQGVERVIQSTHMASRWSYWGEILLAYADSVSPGTEKVTLQGWKEEGPVEIPLDPDKSAIENAKRYFSLFKKYKRDIKPLEAKRDKLVKEIAEVEEEIEMLGILEFPDEVKPLLDEIAAKKERGRRVESTPPHLTFRLPEGGRILVGLNAKGNRFVTFKAARPNDMWLHAKDIPGSHVVITGGGMSEKALLFAASLAAYYSKARLAEKVTVDYTLKKHVRAIPGSMAHVTYTDAKSLVVSPTAWKTSLEEIGAGREAGRNESL is encoded by the coding sequence ATGACAACAGTCGTCGGAGCGACAATAGGGCCGGAGATGGTAAAAGCCTGGGAGAGGGAACTTTCCGCATCGTACAAAAGAAGCAAGGCGATATCCGCAGAGGCAGGAGATCAGTGGGCCGCGCTGGGCTTTGGGAGGGAATGGCTTTTCTTCTCCTGGGATGCCAGATTTTACGGGCTTTCCCGCATTTCCCCCTCTGACCTGAAGGAAATAAAGGGGTGGGCGAAAAAGGTCCCGCCCATCAAAGAAGCGCTAAAGTGTCACATAGCGGGATACGCGCTGGAAGACATAGAGCAGATCGGCGACGACCGCGTTTTGAAGTTCTCCTTTCGCAGGAGCCTGGGAGCCGGCGCTGCCTCGACGAGGGCTTTGGTGCTGGAAGCCACGGGGAAGTTTTCGAACTTGCTCATTTTAGACGAATCTGACCGCATAGTGGAGTGCGCGCGACACGTCCACAGAGATGAAAACCGCTACAGATCCCTCCTTCCTGGGCTTCCGTACAAAGTTCCGCCTCCCTTCGACGGCGTGACGCTCGAGGAAGTCGCCTTAACGCGAGAAAACTTAAGCAGGCTTAAAGGGCTCGGTCCCGGCCTTTTGCGGCACATAGAAACGCACTGGGAGCTTTACTCGCCCGAGGAGTGGCGCGCCCTCATATCTTCGCTGTTAGACGAAGGATGGAACCACGCCTTCGTCGTGCAGAAGATAAACAACTACCTTGCGGTCTTTCCGAAACTCTTGCCCGAAGCGAGGGCTATTGCGGGATCCCCCCTATCGGCGTGCCGTGAAACCACCTTTTTGCCGACACTTGCAAGCTATGTAGGGGAAGCAAAACTGTGCGTCCGCAAAGCCATGCTCTCAAAGGTCAAGCTGCTGCGCAACAAATTGCAGGGTGTAGAAAGGGTCATCCAAAGCACACATATGGCTTCGCGATGGTCTTACTGGGGAGAGATCCTTTTGGCTTATGCCGACAGCGTATCGCCAGGCACGGAGAAGGTAACCCTTCAGGGCTGGAAGGAGGAAGGGCCTGTAGAGATTCCGCTCGACCCCGACAAATCTGCTATAGAGAACGCGAAGCGTTATTTTTCTCTTTTTAAGAAATACAAAAGGGACATAAAGCCGCTCGAAGCGAAACGGGACAAACTCGTAAAAGAAATCGCCGAAGTTGAAGAGGAGATCGAGATGTTGGGGATCCTCGAATTCCCCGACGAAGTCAAGCCACTCCTGGACGAAATCGCCGCCAAAAAGGAACGCGGGCGTAGGGTCGAGAGCACCCCGCCGCATCTGACCTTCAGGCTCCCGGAGGGAGGGCGTATATTGGTGGGTTTAAACGCCAAAGGCAACAGGTTCGTCACCTTCAAGGCCGCTCGCCCGAACGACATGTGGCTGCACGCCAAAGATATCCCGGGGTCCCACGTCGTTATCACAGGCGGGGGGATGAGCGAAAAAGCCCTTCTCTTTGCGGCATCGTTGGCCGCCTACTACAGCAAGGCCAGGCTCGCAGAGAAGGTCACCGTTGATTACACGCTCAAAAAACATGTGAGAGCTATTCCGGGCAGCATGGCTCACGTCACCTACACGGACGCCAAGAGCCTCGTAGTATCGCCTACGGCGTGGAAAACCTCCCTCGAAGAAATTGGCGCAGGTCGGGAGGCAGGAAGGAACGAAAGTTTATAA